A window of Dethiosulfovibrio peptidovorans contains these coding sequences:
- a CDS encoding integrase, giving the protein MTSFKSTFQDFFQYLRLELGLSQNTSQAYRVDLEQWTEFCLDRGNDPMVPSPILYDGFISHLRSLGLAPASIQRKCAAMRTWSCFLVLEGYLSAPPTLPELPSQPERLPKLLTEGEMLRLFRTCEGERLTYLDLRDRAVLEVLYGCGLRASELCALRIQDIRGPGSLAILGKGGKERMVPLVGSSRHWLERYIREGRPLVEKGVSNVIFLSRRGYPLRREALWRMIRSRGKTASIPTSRLHPHVIRHTVASHLLRRGMDLRTLQEFLGHKSIGTTEKYLHFDQELRDVYDRSHPRA; this is encoded by the coding sequence ATGACGTCCTTCAAATCAACTTTTCAAGATTTTTTTCAGTATCTTCGCCTGGAGTTAGGGCTCAGTCAGAACACCTCTCAAGCGTACAGAGTTGACCTTGAGCAATGGACGGAGTTCTGCCTCGACCGTGGCAACGATCCCATGGTGCCTTCGCCTATTCTGTACGATGGCTTTATCTCTCACCTACGTTCCCTTGGTCTGGCTCCGGCGTCTATCCAGAGAAAGTGCGCCGCAATGAGGACCTGGTCTTGTTTTCTGGTTCTGGAGGGATATCTGTCGGCACCACCGACCCTGCCAGAGCTTCCGTCGCAACCGGAGAGGCTCCCTAAACTCCTCACGGAAGGAGAGATGCTCCGTCTATTTCGAACATGTGAGGGAGAACGGCTCACCTATCTGGATCTCCGTGACCGCGCGGTTCTGGAGGTCCTCTATGGCTGTGGACTTCGGGCATCTGAACTCTGTGCTCTCCGTATTCAGGACATCCGGGGTCCGGGTAGTCTGGCGATTTTGGGTAAGGGAGGGAAGGAACGAATGGTCCCCCTCGTCGGGAGCTCCAGGCACTGGCTCGAACGATATATCCGAGAGGGGCGTCCTCTAGTTGAGAAGGGGGTATCAAACGTTATTTTCCTCTCCAGACGAGGATATCCTCTGCGCCGAGAGGCTCTCTGGAGGATGATCCGATCTCGGGGAAAGACAGCCTCCATCCCGACGAGTCGTCTTCATCCTCACGTAATTCGACATACCGTAGCCAGCCACCTGTTACGCCGAGGTATGGATTTAAGGACTCTCCAGGAGTTTTTGGGACACAAGTCGATCGGGACCACGGAAAAGTATCTCCACTTCGATCAGGAACTTCGGGATGTCTACGACAGGAGCCACCCCAGAGCATAG
- a CDS encoding cell division/cell wall cluster transcriptional repressor MraZ, with the protein MFLGSFDHKIDEKGRLILPSRFRRALGSPLICTVGMEQCMAIYPMENWEAFVSRFDALPFSKERARNFKRVLFSMADEVVPDKTGRIMISPGLRNYACLDGDVSVIGVEDHIEIWDSQRWVERRSALLDGLGSMIEEVME; encoded by the coding sequence ATGTTTTTGGGGAGCTTCGACCATAAGATCGACGAAAAGGGGCGGCTGATTCTTCCTTCTCGATTTCGTCGTGCTCTTGGTTCTCCGCTGATCTGCACCGTGGGGATGGAACAATGTATGGCTATCTACCCCATGGAAAACTGGGAAGCGTTCGTATCTCGTTTTGACGCCCTTCCTTTCTCCAAGGAACGTGCGAGAAACTTCAAGCGAGTTCTTTTCTCCATGGCCGACGAGGTGGTACCCGATAAAACTGGGCGAATTATGATTTCTCCGGGGCTTCGTAACTACGCCTGTCTTGACGGAGACGTGTCGGTCATAGGGGTGGAGGATCACATCGAGATATGGGATTCTCAGCGTTGGGTCGAACGCCGTTCAGCCTTGCTCGACGGACTGGGGAGCATGATTGAGGAAGTGATGGAGTGA
- a CDS encoding 16S rRNA (cytosine(1402)-N(4))-methyltransferase gives MLDQVMETFNAIDTPLRLVDGTLGLGGYSEAMLRRFPRATVFGIDRDPQALEMASRRLQGFGERFYPLEGNFADMSCLLSEVGAVPINGVVFDLGVSNMQLSLPERGFSFRENGPLDMRMDGENGTAPSAADLLEILSTQDICDIFRRYGEERFAWPIAKAIDRHRKAYGRLKDTDTLVSIIRETLPAPVMRKAKGHPARKVFQALRIAVNQELDSLDRGLDQALEILAPQGVIVVVDYHSLEDRPVKWRFREWANAGTGVILTRKALLPSEREVEKNPKSRSAKLRAFMKK, from the coding sequence ATGTTGGATCAGGTCATGGAGACGTTTAACGCCATAGACACTCCTCTTCGATTGGTGGACGGCACTCTGGGACTGGGAGGATATTCGGAGGCTATGCTTCGTCGTTTTCCCAGGGCTACGGTCTTTGGGATCGACCGGGACCCCCAGGCCCTGGAGATGGCTTCCAGACGTCTCCAGGGATTTGGAGAACGATTTTATCCCTTAGAGGGCAATTTTGCCGACATGTCCTGTCTTCTGAGCGAGGTCGGCGCTGTGCCGATCAACGGGGTCGTCTTCGACCTGGGCGTCTCCAACATGCAGCTGAGCTTGCCCGAGAGAGGGTTTTCCTTCCGAGAGAACGGTCCCTTGGATATGAGGATGGATGGGGAAAATGGCACTGCTCCCTCAGCCGCCGATTTGCTGGAAATTCTCTCGACACAGGATATCTGTGATATTTTTCGGCGTTACGGCGAGGAACGGTTTGCCTGGCCTATCGCCAAGGCCATTGACCGACACCGAAAAGCCTATGGTCGCTTGAAAGACACCGACACATTGGTGTCGATCATACGAGAGACCTTACCCGCACCGGTGATGCGTAAGGCCAAGGGACATCCCGCCAGGAAGGTTTTTCAAGCTCTTCGTATCGCCGTCAATCAGGAACTGGACTCGTTGGATCGAGGTCTCGACCAAGCCCTTGAGATTTTAGCACCCCAAGGGGTGATAGTGGTTGTGGACTATCACTCTCTGGAGGACAGACCTGTGAAGTGGCGTTTTCGAGAATGGGCCAACGCTGGCACTGGTGTGATTCTTACCCGAAAGGCTCTGCTGCCGTCTGAACGGGAGGTCGAGAAAAACCCAAAAAGCCGAAGCGCCAAGCTCAGAGCGTTTATGAAAAAATAA
- a CDS encoding methionyl-tRNA formyltransferase: protein MSLWFMGSGSFGANCLDGLCSDGIFPDLTITMPPRPAGRRGLSLKPTPVEAKACELGLRLYRSANVNQDDFLLRAIAESPPEAIFVVDFGQKIDEPFLSAPHVGCLNVHPSRLPEYRGAAPVQRAIMDGASETGVTVFRLIPEMDAGPIVIAQTITIESEETSGELLFRLAYIGSALLKKTVQLICKGELSLQPQDADRATYAKKIDKSESRISWERPANEVHNLVRGLNPSLGAYVLFRSQRLKIWRTDWLPGQEGPLVGVFCLDTNGYPLVQCQKGAVRLREVQPEGRRRMDAREWAKGSHIKEGELME, encoded by the coding sequence ATGTCTTTGTGGTTTATGGGAAGCGGGAGCTTCGGCGCCAATTGCCTGGATGGACTCTGCTCAGACGGGATCTTTCCCGACCTGACGATTACCATGCCCCCCCGCCCCGCAGGCCGTCGAGGACTCAGTCTCAAGCCAACTCCAGTCGAAGCGAAGGCATGCGAACTGGGGCTGAGACTCTATAGATCTGCCAACGTGAACCAAGATGATTTTCTGCTCAGGGCTATCGCCGAATCCCCACCAGAGGCGATCTTCGTTGTGGACTTTGGACAGAAAATAGACGAACCGTTCCTTTCGGCACCCCACGTAGGGTGTCTGAACGTCCATCCGTCACGTCTGCCAGAGTATCGAGGAGCCGCACCGGTCCAACGAGCCATCATGGATGGAGCCAGCGAAACGGGGGTCACCGTTTTCCGACTGATCCCCGAAATGGACGCTGGTCCTATCGTGATCGCTCAAACGATAACGATAGAATCAGAAGAGACAAGTGGAGAATTACTTTTCCGACTTGCATACATAGGTAGCGCCCTCTTAAAAAAAACGGTACAATTGATATGTAAAGGGGAATTATCACTCCAGCCACAGGACGCCGACCGAGCGACCTACGCCAAAAAGATCGATAAATCCGAATCACGTATCTCCTGGGAACGGCCGGCGAACGAAGTGCATAACCTTGTTCGTGGCCTTAATCCCTCTTTGGGGGCCTACGTTCTTTTCAGATCTCAGCGCCTGAAGATATGGAGGACCGACTGGCTACCAGGCCAAGAGGGTCCTCTTGTGGGTGTTTTTTGTCTGGATACGAACGGATACCCCTTGGTCCAATGTCAAAAGGGGGCAGTGAGACTGAGAGAGGTCCAGCCGGAGGGCAGACGACGGATGGATGCTCGAGAGTGGGCCAAAGGCTCTCATATCAAAGAAGGAGAACTGATGGAATGA
- a CDS encoding ADP-ribose pyrophosphatase, with product MDRQEKTISKNTVYRGRILNLRVDNVQFPDGRRTQREVVEHTPAVGIVAISDKCLFLVEQYRYAVQETLFEIPAGLIEPGETPEQTAHRELQEEIGYRAQRLEPLGRLYVSPGFTDEVVFLFLAEGLTPSKLPADDDESITVRRFPWSSVWEMIRDETIRDGKTVAILTRLALERKIPYH from the coding sequence ATGGATCGTCAGGAAAAGACCATCAGCAAAAATACCGTCTATAGAGGACGAATCCTGAATCTTCGTGTGGACAACGTTCAGTTCCCTGACGGACGACGTACCCAGAGGGAAGTGGTGGAACATACCCCGGCCGTGGGGATCGTCGCCATCTCGGATAAATGCCTTTTCTTGGTCGAACAGTATCGGTACGCCGTTCAGGAAACGCTCTTTGAGATCCCCGCTGGCCTTATCGAACCTGGGGAGACACCAGAACAGACGGCCCATCGAGAGCTTCAGGAGGAGATTGGTTATCGGGCACAGAGGCTGGAACCTTTGGGACGGCTGTATGTGTCTCCAGGCTTCACGGATGAGGTTGTTTTCCTTTTCCTCGCGGAGGGATTGACTCCCTCTAAGCTTCCTGCCGACGACGACGAATCCATCACAGTTCGACGTTTCCCTTGGTCGTCCGTATGGGAGATGATTCGAGACGAGACCATCCGGGATGGAAAAACCGTCGCTATACTAACTCGACTGGCGTTGGAGCGGAAAATACCATATCATTGA
- a CDS encoding 2-oxoglutarate oxidoreductase, with product MRGVHTHYCPGCGHGIAHRMICEVIDEMGIQDETISMSPVGCAAMMYDYIDIDYVEASHGRAPATATGIKRVLPDKFVFTYQGDGDLASIGMAEIVHAANRGEKFCTFFINNAIYGMTGGQMAPTTLIGQRATTCPEGRDPALAGFPMRICELLATLETPAYIERVSLAKPKYIMQAKKAFQKAFRYQKEGRGFCFVEVLSTCPTNWGMNPVEAFEWQIENMIPYYPLGVYKDFE from the coding sequence ATGAGGGGGGTTCACACCCATTATTGTCCAGGCTGCGGTCACGGCATCGCTCATCGTATGATCTGCGAGGTTATAGACGAAATGGGAATTCAGGACGAGACGATCAGCATGTCTCCCGTAGGTTGTGCCGCCATGATGTACGATTACATCGACATCGATTACGTAGAGGCCTCCCACGGACGGGCCCCCGCGACGGCAACCGGAATTAAACGGGTTCTTCCTGATAAGTTCGTCTTTACGTACCAGGGTGACGGCGACCTGGCCTCCATTGGCATGGCCGAGATCGTCCACGCCGCCAACCGGGGCGAGAAGTTTTGCACGTTCTTCATCAACAACGCTATCTATGGCATGACCGGTGGTCAGATGGCCCCGACAACCCTGATCGGTCAGAGGGCCACTACCTGCCCCGAGGGACGAGACCCCGCACTTGCCGGTTTCCCCATGCGTATCTGCGAGTTGCTGGCGACACTGGAAACTCCGGCCTACATTGAGCGTGTCTCCCTGGCGAAACCCAAGTACATAATGCAGGCCAAGAAGGCGTTTCAGAAAGCCTTCAGATATCAGAAAGAAGGCCGGGGCTTTTGTTTCGTCGAGGTTTTATCCACATGTCCCACCAACTGGGGAATGAATCCCGTGGAGGCCTTTGAATGGCAGATCGAGAATATGATCCCCTACTATCCTCTCGGTGTCTACAAGGACTTTGAATAA
- a CDS encoding 3-methyl-2-oxobutanoate dehydrogenase subunit VorB (catalyzes the coenzyme A-dependent oxidation of 3-methyl-2-oxobutanoate coupled to the reduction of ferredoxin producing S-(2-methylpropanoyl)-CoA): MAKVLMKGTEAIAEAAIQAGCRYFFGYPITPQNEIPEYMSAHLPKYGGTYIQGESEVASVNMILGAAATGYQVMTTSSSPGISLMSEGLSYLAGSELPAVVVNVMRGGPGLGGILPSQADYLQATKGGGNGDYHLMVFAPSTLQETVKVVQSAWDYAFKYRNPVMILADGFMGQMMEPVDIGPHETKRGKWQDWGLGNKGDRVGKKRSLLKSMYLTAELLEAHNAKLQAKYDKMQEDVQWEELHLDDAELVIASYGTTARIAKSALGHLREAGYKVGMIRPITLFPFPYEPFKKLTDRVTHILDLEMNMGQMVEDVKVATSSRFPVSFYGRCGGVAPSVEEIEEQCKSILDK, from the coding sequence ATGGCTAAGGTGCTCATGAAAGGGACCGAGGCAATTGCCGAGGCAGCCATTCAGGCAGGTTGCCGGTATTTCTTCGGCTATCCTATCACGCCCCAGAACGAGATTCCCGAGTATATGTCGGCCCATCTTCCCAAGTACGGAGGGACCTATATCCAGGGGGAGAGCGAGGTTGCGTCGGTCAACATGATCCTGGGAGCTGCGGCTACCGGCTACCAGGTCATGACCACATCGTCCAGTCCGGGGATCTCTCTTATGTCCGAAGGACTCAGCTATCTGGCTGGATCTGAACTGCCCGCAGTGGTGGTCAACGTGATGCGGGGCGGTCCAGGGCTTGGCGGTATACTGCCCTCCCAGGCCGACTATCTCCAGGCAACCAAGGGCGGCGGCAACGGAGATTACCATCTTATGGTCTTTGCTCCCAGTACCCTTCAGGAAACCGTGAAGGTCGTTCAATCCGCATGGGACTACGCCTTTAAGTATAGAAATCCGGTGATGATCCTGGCCGATGGTTTTATGGGACAAATGATGGAACCCGTGGATATCGGACCCCATGAGACAAAGCGGGGGAAATGGCAGGACTGGGGGCTGGGAAACAAGGGGGATCGAGTCGGGAAGAAGCGGAGTCTGCTCAAGAGTATGTACCTGACCGCCGAGCTCCTCGAGGCCCACAACGCCAAGCTCCAAGCGAAGTACGACAAGATGCAGGAGGATGTCCAGTGGGAGGAACTCCACCTGGATGATGCCGAACTGGTCATCGCCTCCTATGGCACGACGGCCCGAATTGCCAAGTCAGCTCTCGGACACCTGAGAGAGGCGGGCTATAAGGTGGGTATGATCCGTCCGATCACTCTGTTTCCCTTCCCCTATGAGCCGTTCAAAAAACTGACGGATAGAGTGACCCACATCCTGGATCTGGAGATGAACATGGGGCAGATGGTGGAGGATGTAAAGGTCGCCACCAGCAGCCGCTTCCCCGTAAGCTTTTACGGTCGATGCGGAGGGGTCGCTCCCTCGGTCGAGGAGATCGAGGAGCAATGCAAGTCCATCCTTGATAAATAG
- a CDS encoding purine-nucleoside phosphorylase (catalyzes the formation of a purine and ribose phosphate from a purine nucleoside; in E. coli this enzyme functions in xanthosine degradation): MIKSIDEALSAIREKIDYIPDVAVVLGSGLGALADAIMDKVIIPYSEIPHWAQSTAPGHAGRLVVGSFRGKRVVAMQGRLHVYEGYPMDKVVFPVRVFARWGVPVFIASNASGAVNHGLGVGDMVLIHDHINFMGTNPLIGPNLPDLGERFPDMSFTYDRDILELAENVARSEGISTRRGVYIAFTGPSYETPSEIRMARTLGADVVGMSTVPEVITARHGGMRVFAISCVANYAAGMTSNPLSEQEVLDEMAKSAKKLTALVGGVIEHL; this comes from the coding sequence ATGATAAAATCTATCGATGAAGCCCTATCCGCTATCAGGGAAAAAATCGACTACATTCCTGATGTGGCTGTGGTTTTGGGATCGGGCCTTGGAGCCTTGGCCGATGCCATAATGGATAAGGTGATCATTCCCTACAGTGAAATTCCCCACTGGGCTCAGTCTACCGCTCCGGGACATGCTGGTCGGCTCGTGGTGGGATCCTTCAGAGGAAAGCGAGTCGTGGCCATGCAGGGCCGACTTCATGTCTACGAGGGCTATCCCATGGATAAGGTCGTCTTTCCCGTCAGGGTATTCGCCCGATGGGGCGTGCCAGTTTTCATCGCTTCCAACGCCAGTGGGGCGGTGAACCACGGTCTGGGTGTTGGGGATATGGTTTTGATTCACGACCACATCAATTTTATGGGGACCAACCCCCTGATCGGCCCTAACCTTCCCGATCTAGGGGAACGATTCCCTGATATGTCCTTCACCTATGATCGCGATATCCTGGAACTGGCCGAGAATGTCGCCCGCTCCGAGGGGATCAGTACCAGACGAGGGGTGTACATCGCTTTTACGGGACCGTCCTACGAGACTCCATCGGAGATCCGAATGGCTCGCACTCTAGGTGCCGATGTAGTGGGCATGTCCACGGTGCCCGAGGTTATCACCGCTCGTCATGGCGGCATGAGGGTTTTCGCCATTTCGTGTGTGGCCAATTACGCCGCTGGTATGACGTCTAACCCACTCTCTGAGCAGGAGGTCCTGGACGAGATGGCCAAATCAGCGAAAAAACTCACTGCCCTGGTTGGCGGGGTTATCGAACACTTATGA
- a CDS encoding 30S ribosomal protein S1 has protein sequence MSEEIRNTITENDTIKTVDESADMTMAELLESTGGMEDIQRGKVISGKVVGRVDGGWLVDVGYKCEGFLPTREWTHHILVGDSAEPDVGQDLDVQVVSIRQGEESQLTVSRWRCEFDRRWQNLEETISDKKIFPVRGLRKVKGGLMVDCCSLEGFIPISHLAEEGRGINPGKFIDEEFEVELLEKDRRKRRLVLSRRAILDEELKEQRETFYREVSEGTVLEGTVSSLTSFGVFVNLGPIDGLVHISELSWQRNAKPKDIVKKGDAVTVKVIGIDQEHNRISLSMKQTKDDPWETITERWKDGDTATGVVTNVTDFGAFVEVEPGIEGLVHIGDLSWARIKHPKEVVKKGQELETIVLNVDSVRKRLSLGYKQLNDPWDGIDEKYQKGQDVPVKVVRLADFGAFVELEKGVEGLIHISQLSTRRVDHPRDVLSEGQEITARVIEVNSSDRRIRLSLSALEEGDRKTASSKATPAGGGRRRKSEAERPVTNFQSEETPITLGDAFGTLFDQE, from the coding sequence ATGAGTGAAGAGATCCGAAACACCATAACGGAGAACGATACGATCAAGACCGTGGACGAATCTGCCGATATGACTATGGCCGAACTCCTTGAGAGCACCGGAGGTATGGAGGATATCCAGCGAGGCAAGGTTATCTCCGGCAAGGTCGTTGGGCGGGTTGACGGTGGGTGGCTCGTGGACGTGGGCTACAAATGCGAGGGGTTCCTCCCCACGAGGGAATGGACTCATCACATCCTTGTCGGTGACAGTGCAGAGCCGGACGTCGGACAGGACTTGGACGTTCAGGTCGTCAGTATCCGCCAAGGAGAGGAGTCTCAACTGACAGTCAGTCGCTGGCGCTGCGAGTTCGACCGGCGTTGGCAGAACCTTGAGGAGACCATCAGCGACAAGAAGATCTTCCCTGTTCGGGGCCTGCGTAAGGTTAAAGGTGGTCTCATGGTGGACTGTTGCTCCCTAGAGGGGTTCATTCCCATATCACATCTCGCCGAGGAAGGCAGGGGGATCAATCCCGGAAAGTTCATCGACGAGGAGTTCGAGGTCGAGCTTCTGGAGAAGGACCGGCGGAAACGGCGTCTTGTCCTGTCTCGACGGGCCATTCTCGACGAAGAGCTCAAGGAACAGCGGGAAACCTTCTACAGGGAAGTCTCCGAAGGCACTGTTCTGGAGGGCACGGTGAGCAGTCTCACCTCCTTTGGGGTGTTCGTCAACCTGGGCCCCATCGACGGACTGGTTCACATCAGCGAACTTTCCTGGCAAAGGAACGCCAAGCCCAAGGATATCGTCAAAAAAGGCGATGCCGTCACGGTTAAGGTCATCGGCATAGATCAGGAGCATAACCGAATCTCCCTGAGTATGAAACAGACAAAGGACGATCCGTGGGAGACCATCACCGAAAGATGGAAGGACGGGGACACGGCCACAGGCGTGGTGACCAACGTCACGGACTTTGGGGCCTTCGTCGAGGTGGAGCCTGGCATTGAGGGGCTCGTCCACATCGGCGATCTGAGCTGGGCTCGGATTAAGCACCCCAAGGAGGTCGTTAAAAAAGGACAGGAACTCGAGACCATCGTTCTGAACGTGGACTCGGTGCGTAAGCGCCTGAGCCTTGGGTATAAACAACTCAACGATCCCTGGGACGGTATCGACGAGAAGTATCAAAAGGGACAGGACGTTCCGGTGAAGGTGGTTCGTCTGGCCGATTTTGGGGCCTTCGTCGAGCTGGAGAAAGGCGTTGAGGGATTGATTCACATCTCTCAGCTCAGCACCCGACGAGTCGATCACCCTCGGGATGTCCTCTCGGAGGGGCAGGAAATCACGGCTCGAGTCATCGAGGTCAATTCCTCGGATCGCCGAATCAGGCTGAGCCTCAGTGCCTTGGAGGAAGGGGATCGGAAAACGGCGAGCAGCAAAGCCACTCCGGCGGGAGGCGGACGCCGGAGGAAGAGCGAAGCCGAGCGCCCCGTGACCAACTTCCAGTCTGAGGAAACACCCATCACGTTGGGTGACGCCTTTGGGACTCTTTTTGACCAAGAATAA
- the def gene encoding peptide deformylase, giving the protein MTERELRIYPDPVLRKPTRPIENFDDEFRIFVKELETLMFRYDGVGLAAPQVGESLDVAVVFYGDTLYVLSNPLIIKSEGEQRGQEGCLSFPDIFEDITRPERVTVESQNENGEMRQIEAEGFLARAFCHEIDHLRGKLMIDHLSSIKREQIKKKLLKRKKRA; this is encoded by the coding sequence ATGACAGAACGGGAGTTACGTATCTACCCCGATCCGGTGCTTCGTAAACCGACTCGACCAATTGAGAACTTTGACGACGAGTTCCGTATCTTCGTGAAAGAACTGGAAACCCTCATGTTTCGATACGACGGTGTAGGTCTGGCGGCGCCTCAGGTAGGGGAATCCCTGGACGTGGCTGTCGTATTCTACGGGGATACCCTGTACGTCCTGTCCAACCCGCTTATCATCAAAAGCGAAGGTGAACAGCGAGGGCAGGAAGGATGTCTCAGCTTTCCCGACATCTTCGAAGACATCACCAGACCAGAACGAGTGACGGTTGAGAGCCAGAACGAGAATGGAGAAATGCGACAAATAGAGGCTGAGGGATTTCTGGCACGGGCTTTCTGTCATGAGATCGACCACCTTCGTGGGAAACTCATGATCGACCACCTCTCTTCTATAAAGCGAGAGCAGATAAAGAAAAAACTGCTCAAGAGAAAAAAGAGGGCATAA
- the ispH gene encoding 4-hydroxy-3-methylbut-2-enyl diphosphate reductase encodes MNVLIAEPTGLCFGVSRAIRTMEETLERQGRVFCMGSPIHNPQEVRRLEDKGLVVVDDDAQVPPGEAVFIRAHGVAPSVLSRLKEKETRIIDGTCPFVRKAQQMAGRLSEEGYFPVVLGDENHPEIKGILGYVKGPSLVVSGKKDLDTVEKIGKIGIISQTTQQESTLKALVAHAVGLAKEVRVFNTICRATVERQNAVRSLAGFVDGIVVIGGHNSANTGKLFRIAQESATPAVWVEQADQLDRRWLAGKATVGIAAGASTPDWLIEQLQQAMEDNHRWTSGGCQKNE; translated from the coding sequence ATGAACGTGCTTATAGCCGAGCCTACAGGGCTGTGTTTCGGCGTCTCCCGGGCCATTCGTACCATGGAGGAAACTCTGGAGCGTCAAGGACGGGTATTCTGCATGGGAAGCCCCATTCATAACCCTCAAGAGGTCCGGCGTCTGGAGGACAAGGGGTTAGTTGTGGTCGATGACGACGCCCAGGTGCCTCCAGGTGAGGCAGTCTTCATTCGGGCTCACGGAGTAGCCCCATCGGTACTTTCCCGTCTGAAAGAAAAAGAGACCAGGATCATCGATGGCACCTGTCCATTCGTCAGGAAGGCCCAACAAATGGCCGGTCGTCTCTCCGAGGAGGGCTATTTCCCCGTTGTCTTAGGTGACGAAAATCATCCGGAGATAAAGGGAATTCTTGGATATGTCAAGGGACCTTCTTTGGTGGTGTCGGGTAAGAAGGATCTCGATACTGTTGAAAAAATCGGTAAAATTGGTATTATATCCCAGACGACTCAACAGGAATCGACACTCAAGGCTCTGGTCGCTCATGCTGTAGGTCTGGCAAAAGAGGTTCGGGTTTTCAATACCATCTGTCGTGCTACAGTCGAACGTCAAAATGCGGTCCGTTCTCTGGCGGGATTCGTCGACGGAATCGTGGTAATTGGAGGCCATAACAGCGCTAATACGGGAAAGCTTTTTCGAATCGCCCAGGAGTCGGCAACACCGGCTGTATGGGTGGAGCAGGCGGATCAACTGGATAGGAGGTGGTTGGCGGGAAAGGCGACTGTAGGAATTGCCGCCGGTGCCAGCACGCCGGACTGGCTCATAGAACAACTACAACAAGCGATGGAGGATAATCATCGCTGGACGTCAGGGGGATGTCAAAAAAATGAGTGA
- a CDS encoding tungsten formylmethanofuran dehydrogenase — protein sequence MAKGRIVVSEEYCKSCGLCVAACPVKVLRISDHLNARGHRPMEQYKDGCIGCAMCAISCPDAVIEVYKEK from the coding sequence ATGGCAAAGGGACGAATCGTAGTCTCTGAGGAGTACTGCAAAAGCTGCGGTCTTTGCGTAGCGGCCTGTCCAGTGAAGGTGCTTCGGATCTCGGATCACCTGAATGCGAGAGGACATCGGCCAATGGAGCAGTACAAGGACGGCTGTATCGGGTGTGCGATGTGCGCTATCTCTTGTCCCGACGCAGTTATCGAGGTTTACAAGGAAAAGTAG
- a CDS encoding 2-oxoacid:ferredoxin oxidoreductase subunit gamma, with translation MSDRFYMDLLAAGFGGQGIMMLGQLVAYAGIHQGRHVTWIPAYGPEMRGGTANCSCVVSSEEIGSPVVGQADVVLVMNQPSLEKFAPKVKPGGYLIYNSDLVTYDNPRTDITVIPVPAQVIAQELGSDRVANIIMLGVIVKATGIVSQEDCLDIIKEKLGTKKPKFLPMNLQAFDKGVAVAEKFLA, from the coding sequence ATGTCGGATAGGTTTTATATGGACCTGTTGGCTGCCGGGTTTGGTGGTCAGGGCATTATGATGCTTGGTCAGCTTGTAGCCTATGCCGGAATCCATCAAGGGCGGCACGTCACCTGGATCCCAGCGTATGGACCCGAGATGCGGGGGGGGACAGCCAATTGTTCCTGCGTGGTGAGCAGCGAGGAAATTGGTTCTCCCGTGGTCGGCCAGGCCGATGTGGTGCTGGTGATGAATCAGCCATCCTTGGAGAAGTTTGCTCCTAAGGTCAAGCCCGGCGGTTATCTCATCTACAACAGTGACCTGGTTACCTACGACAATCCCCGGACCGACATCACCGTGATTCCCGTGCCAGCCCAGGTCATAGCTCAGGAACTTGGAAGTGACCGAGTGGCCAACATCATCATGCTTGGGGTGATCGTCAAGGCAACCGGGATCGTCTCTCAGGAGGATTGTCTCGATATCATCAAGGAGAAGTTGGGGACGAAGAAGCCTAAGTTCCTCCCCATGAACCTTCAAGCATTCGATAAAGGGGTGGCTGTGGCGGAAAAGTTCCTGGCCTGA